AGCGCACCCCGCTCACCCAGATCGCGCTGAGCGGCGGCACCTTCCACGGCCGGCTCTCCGGCGAGGAGCGGATGGACCTCGCCGCCGAGCAGCTTGCCGCCGGTGACCGTTCGCTGGTCTACACGTACTACTCCGAGGTGGACGGCAAGGGGCACCGCTACGGCGTCGACTCCGACGCCTGGCGCGGCCAGGTGATGTACGTCGACCGGCTCGCCCAGCGGCTGGCGGAGCAACTGCCGCCACGCAGCGCGCTGTACATCACCGCCGACCACGGCATGATCGACATCCCCTTCGACCCCGAGTCCCGGATCGACTTCGACGAGGACTGGGAACTGCGCGCCGGCGTACGCCTGTTGGGGGGCGAGGGCCGGGCCCGCCATGTGTACGCCCACCCGGGCGCGGCCGCGGATGTGCTCGCCGTGTGGCGCGAGGTGGTCGGTGAGCAGATGTGGGTGGCGAGTCGCGAAGAGGCCATCGCCGCAGGGTGGTTCGGACCGTCCGTCGACGACCGGGTGCGCGCCCGGATCGGCGATGTCGTCGCGGCCGCGCACGCCGATATGGTGATCATCGCGACCGAACGGGAGCCCCGTGAATCGGAGATGGTCGGGATGCACGGTTCGATGACGCCGGTGGAGCAGCTGGTGCCGCTCCTGGAAGTGCGCACCTGACCCGCGCGGTCCGCCGCCCGCACGCCCCCCTTCCGTAAACGAGCCCGAAAGGCCCGCAACACCCCATGCCCGAGCTGGTGTTCTTCTCCGGAACGATGGAC
This portion of the Streptomyces sp. 2114.4 genome encodes:
- a CDS encoding alkaline phosphatase family protein, translated to MVHIAPAWPEPEPLDPLGAPVPRYGTGSLADLLPTIATGLGMTGFATSMELAPADRACVFLIDGLGWELLRAHPEEAPFLTSLLDTSFNGSGRPLTAGFPSTTATSLASVGTGLPPGAHGLPGYTCEDPATGALMNQLRWYPWTEPHLWQPYPTVFQRADAAGIHTCQVSAPDFQRTPLTQIALSGGTFHGRLSGEERMDLAAEQLAAGDRSLVYTYYSEVDGKGHRYGVDSDAWRGQVMYVDRLAQRLAEQLPPRSALYITADHGMIDIPFDPESRIDFDEDWELRAGVRLLGGEGRARHVYAHPGAAADVLAVWREVVGEQMWVASREEAIAAGWFGPSVDDRVRARIGDVVAAAHADMVIIATEREPRESEMVGMHGSMTPVEQLVPLLEVRT